One window of Thermus islandicus DSM 21543 genomic DNA carries:
- a CDS encoding CBS domain-containing protein, with amino-acid sequence MLLKEVMNTNLVTVSPTTPASEVQRIMTLHELRYLPVVEGRRYVGLIPERSLRYRLWPLASPTQRVDPHTPASGLIQPFPIAHPEDAVEETVPLMWLRRVGAVPVVDGETLVGLVTFYDLVKALWPLLTYPHPASRIELLAPRENQILSELAHALKETQLPLQGLLLFPEAGQLGLRGTLWVNGLDTLPLVAMLRAKGFSVLWPHR; translated from the coding sequence ATGCTGCTCAAGGAAGTCATGAACACCAACCTCGTCACGGTCTCACCCACCACGCCCGCCAGCGAGGTCCAGCGGATCATGACCCTACACGAGCTTCGCTATCTTCCTGTAGTGGAAGGGAGGCGCTACGTGGGGTTGATTCCTGAACGATCCCTCCGCTACCGCCTTTGGCCTCTAGCCTCTCCTACCCAGCGCGTGGACCCGCACACCCCCGCATCGGGCCTGATCCAACCCTTTCCCATAGCCCACCCTGAGGACGCGGTGGAAGAAACCGTGCCCCTTATGTGGTTGAGGCGGGTGGGGGCTGTCCCCGTGGTAGATGGAGAGACCCTGGTAGGTTTGGTTACCTTTTACGACCTTGTCAAGGCTCTATGGCCTCTTCTTACCTATCCCCATCCCGCAAGCCGCATAGAATTGCTTGCGCCTCGGGAAAACCAAATTCTCTCAGAGCTCGCGCACGCCCTCAAGGAAACCCAGCTACCCCTCCAGGGCCTTTTGCTCTTTCCCGAGGCCGGCCAGCTGGGCTTACGGGGCACCCTTTGGGTCAACGGCCTCGACACCCTACCTTTGGTGGCCATGCTCCGGGCAAAGGGGTTTTCGGTTCTCTGGCCCCACCGCTAA